A stretch of Deltaproteobacteria bacterium HGW-Deltaproteobacteria-6 DNA encodes these proteins:
- a CDS encoding heteromeric transposase endonuclease subunit TnsA — translation MRNSCNSVKIIKQTRKIGPTRRSVSGIYVFRGETSIPFESTLERDFIIRKEFSLSVLDIIPQPVNIPYKIKNGRNSAYTPDFLVYYRLEDSDYENYPKPLLIEVKPEKEWRKHWREWLPKWKAAFSYAQEQGWAFHIHDESRIRDQAFENIKFLERYKRMQFPIEESRWVIENVKEMGMAPFHYIISRHFMGIYKAEGIAHIWHLLATRQLTCDISRPLNDFTELWSPDYE, via the coding sequence ATGCGAAATAGCTGCAACTCCGTTAAAATTATCAAACAGACTCGAAAAATAGGCCCAACACGTCGAAGCGTTTCAGGCATTTACGTATTCCGCGGTGAAACATCTATTCCCTTCGAATCAACTCTTGAACGCGACTTTATTATCCGCAAAGAATTTTCGCTTTCCGTTCTTGATATCATTCCTCAACCAGTAAACATACCATACAAAATAAAAAACGGCAGAAACTCGGCATACACTCCCGATTTCCTAGTATATTACCGACTCGAAGACAGTGACTACGAAAACTACCCGAAACCTTTGTTAATTGAAGTAAAACCCGAAAAAGAGTGGCGAAAACACTGGCGTGAATGGCTCCCGAAGTGGAAGGCTGCATTTTCATATGCACAAGAACAAGGGTGGGCATTTCATATACATGACGAATCCCGCATCAGGGATCAGGCCTTTGAGAACATCAAGTTTTTAGAACGTTATAAACGTATGCAATTCCCCATAGAAGAAAGCCGATGGGTAATTGAAAATGTTAAGGAGATGGGAATGGCGCCGTTTCATTACATCATTTCGCGTCATTTCATGGGTATTTACAAAGCTGAAGGCATTGCTCATATTTGGCATCTATTGGCAACACGCCAGCTCACCTGCGACATATCAAGACCTCTCAACGATTTTACAGAACTTTGGAGTCCCGATTATGAATGA
- a CDS encoding transposase, which produces MNEDDNDELSIEALEPVRRVMDLQVGSLVDSNNTIYRISQILDFNSVIGIEVETGRSAPLRIGDLRPVIDADDTHDMANMDLDEITDKDWEIAESKFAIIKPLLNLTMFGKSEIEQRAKEAKVDPSSIYRWVRQYKAYGCVSALISRKRGWTYGKSRLPVHAEKVIDEVIESFYLTPQRPTAQKAVMEVLRRCHQRGIEAPGAIAIRLRLRRIPEKIRLRNRGYKEKARNKYSPAAGRFPNADFPLAAVQIDHTPVDIILVDDLYRKPIGRPWITLAMDVYSRVVTGYYLSFDPPSETSVAMCVAHSILTKEEWMILHKVDAEWPVWGVPGTIHADNAGEFRSNNFRRSCQAYSIHLEFRPVRRPRYGAHIERLLGTLLHEIHDLPGTTFSSIKEREGYDAEKNAAMTKSEFESWLVTLIAKHYHHKKHSGIGMRPLRQWEIGIFGNAEVQGIGLPSKTADRHTVLLDFLPSFRRTVQTFGVTIDDMTYYSEALRPWINMEDQETGKKRFLRFRRDPRDISSVFFFDPDLKQYYKIPFADQSLPAMSIWEYRQARQKLKLEGMDSANDHQILEAITELRSRVDESMERSKKARRQAQRRKEHEKKISPAAPLAGQPQMPTAPSSIPMSDMVDEDLEPIGVIS; this is translated from the coding sequence ATGAATGAAGATGATAATGATGAATTGTCTATCGAGGCATTAGAACCGGTACGGCGTGTCATGGACTTGCAAGTCGGCAGTTTGGTAGATTCCAACAACACCATATACAGGATTTCCCAGATATTGGACTTTAATTCGGTCATTGGAATTGAAGTCGAAACCGGAAGGAGCGCCCCTCTCAGAATCGGCGATCTGCGTCCTGTCATTGATGCTGACGACACACACGACATGGCCAACATGGATCTGGACGAGATAACGGATAAGGACTGGGAGATAGCGGAATCGAAGTTTGCCATTATCAAACCCTTGCTTAATTTGACGATGTTCGGCAAATCCGAAATCGAACAGCGGGCTAAAGAGGCAAAAGTCGATCCATCGAGTATTTACAGATGGGTCAGGCAATACAAGGCCTATGGCTGCGTGTCTGCACTTATTTCCAGAAAGCGAGGCTGGACGTACGGCAAATCCAGACTCCCGGTGCATGCTGAAAAAGTTATCGATGAAGTCATCGAAAGTTTTTATCTTACGCCTCAACGCCCTACGGCACAAAAAGCTGTTATGGAAGTATTGCGCAGATGCCACCAGCGAGGCATCGAGGCGCCGGGTGCAATAGCCATAAGATTGCGGCTCCGCAGAATACCGGAAAAGATACGACTGAGAAATCGCGGTTATAAAGAAAAAGCCAGAAACAAATATTCCCCGGCTGCGGGCAGGTTCCCGAATGCCGACTTTCCGCTTGCTGCGGTTCAAATCGACCACACGCCGGTTGATATTATTCTCGTAGACGACTTGTACAGGAAACCTATCGGACGACCATGGATTACACTCGCCATGGACGTATACAGCCGCGTGGTTACGGGATATTATTTGTCTTTTGATCCTCCCTCGGAAACTTCCGTTGCCATGTGCGTGGCTCATTCTATCCTTACCAAGGAAGAATGGATGATATTGCATAAAGTGGATGCTGAATGGCCTGTCTGGGGGGTACCCGGAACTATTCACGCCGACAATGCGGGGGAGTTCCGTTCAAACAACTTCCGTCGTTCTTGCCAGGCATACAGTATCCACCTGGAATTCAGGCCGGTACGGCGGCCTCGATACGGTGCTCATATTGAAAGGTTGCTGGGTACTCTGCTTCACGAAATTCACGACCTGCCCGGAACCACTTTCTCATCGATCAAAGAAAGAGAGGGATACGACGCGGAAAAAAACGCAGCAATGACGAAATCGGAATTTGAATCATGGCTTGTTACTTTGATTGCCAAACATTACCATCATAAAAAACATTCAGGTATCGGCATGAGACCTCTTCGACAATGGGAAATAGGAATCTTCGGCAATGCCGAAGTACAAGGCATCGGGCTCCCATCCAAAACGGCCGACAGACACACTGTGCTTTTGGATTTTCTCCCGTCTTTCAGACGCACCGTGCAGACCTTCGGCGTAACCATTGACGACATGACTTATTATTCAGAAGCCTTGCGTCCATGGATAAACATGGAAGACCAGGAAACAGGCAAGAAACGGTTTCTCAGATTCAGGCGGGATCCGCGAGATATCAGCAGCGTCTTCTTCTTCGACCCGGATCTCAAACAGTATTATAAAATCCCCTTCGCCGACCAGTCTCTGCCTGCCATGAGCATATGGGAATACCGGCAGGCAAGACAGAAATTGAAACTGGAAGGCATGGACAGTGCAAACGACCATCAGATACTGGAGGCTATTACAGAGCTTCGCAGCCGTGTGGATGAGTCCATGGAAAGGAGCAAGAAAGCCCGGAGACAGGCGCAACGGCGCAAGGAACACGAAAAGAAGATATCGCCTGCTGCGCCTCTTGCAGGTCAACCGCAAATGCCGACCGCACCTTCATCCATCCCCATGTCCGACATGGTGGACGAGGATCTTGAACCTATCGGAGTTATCTCATGA